A genome region from Sphingobacteriaceae bacterium GW460-11-11-14-LB5 includes the following:
- a CDS encoding glycosyl transferase — protein sequence MQKSVSIIIPNYNGKHLLEQYLPSVFTAAQNAGTEFEIIVIDDGSKDDSISFIKENYKEVKLLINDQNRGFSYTCNHGIREAKHELILLLNSDVKLTPDYFEHQWKYFNKPDTFGVMARIMSFDESRIEDAARFLYYGGCRIKANKFYYSENSADGNVYTAYLSGANALVDAKKLKELGGFDEIYSPFSSEDFDLSLRAWQLGWKCYYEHQSFCFHHVSGSTKTQIKSNFIKKIYYRNRYILQGIHLHGLRKVLYPLQQVFTELIPKLLTGKTWVLESYKDYLAHQIHINASRTRLDTLKQKYHSNLNVSDIMTIINQSISTKKINRL from the coding sequence ATGCAGAAAAGTGTTTCGATCATCATCCCTAATTATAACGGCAAGCATCTGCTCGAACAATACCTGCCTTCTGTTTTTACCGCGGCTCAAAATGCGGGTACAGAATTTGAAATTATTGTTATAGATGATGGCTCAAAGGACGACAGCATCTCTTTTATCAAAGAAAATTACAAGGAGGTAAAACTACTGATCAATGATCAGAACCGAGGTTTTTCTTATACCTGCAATCATGGTATCCGGGAAGCCAAACACGAATTAATCTTACTCTTAAACTCTGATGTAAAGCTTACGCCAGATTATTTTGAGCACCAGTGGAAATATTTTAACAAACCTGATACGTTTGGCGTGATGGCCCGCATCATGAGTTTCGACGAAAGCAGGATTGAGGATGCTGCCCGTTTTTTATACTATGGTGGCTGCCGGATTAAAGCAAATAAATTCTATTACAGCGAAAATTCAGCAGATGGAAATGTTTATACAGCCTACCTATCTGGCGCCAACGCTTTGGTTGATGCAAAAAAGCTCAAAGAACTAGGTGGTTTTGATGAAATCTACTCTCCTTTCTCATCAGAAGACTTCGATCTGAGCTTACGTGCCTGGCAATTGGGCTGGAAATGTTATTACGAACACCAATCGTTTTGTTTTCACCATGTAAGTGGCAGCACCAAAACACAGATTAAATCTAATTTTATTAAAAAGATTTATTATCGAAACCGTTACATCCTCCAGGGTATCCATCTACACGGGCTAAGAAAGGTTCTTTACCCACTCCAACAGGTTTTTACCGAACTGATTCCAAAATTGCTTACGGGCAAAACCTGGGTACTGGAAAGCTACAAAGACTATTTAGCCCATCAGATCCACATTAATGCCAGTAGAACAAGGCTTGATACACTGAAACAGAAATATCATTCAAACCTAAACGTTTCGGATATAATGACCATTATCAATCAATCAATTAGCACCAAAAAAATTAACCGATTGTAA
- a CDS encoding methylmalonyl Co-A mutase-associated GTPase MeaB: MNTHLSILREVKAGNYRVLARTLTLVENNITPADAILRDLDSWANVPVLGITGPPGAGKSTLVNAVTSHFVAKGMHIAILAIDPTSPFNFGALLGDRIRMAGQFNNPNVFIRSLATRGALGGISAKTIEMVDVLKAANFDLIIVETVGVGQSEVEIAGLADKTVVVLVPESGDEVQNIKSGLMEIADCFVINKADREGAAIFANNLKKIVHQGMKTIPILKTVADKNTGIDELCAWIIKPLTSDHNRRAFLFAEKAWRLIQHEKMRGIDKKRLLEKVQAALKEDDFNIYRFADEFKG, translated from the coding sequence ATGAATACGCATCTATCCATTTTAAGAGAAGTAAAGGCTGGAAATTACAGGGTTTTGGCAAGGACATTAACCCTTGTCGAAAATAACATTACACCGGCTGATGCGATTTTAAGAGATTTAGATAGTTGGGCTAATGTTCCGGTTTTAGGTATTACAGGGCCTCCAGGTGCAGGTAAAAGTACCCTGGTAAATGCAGTAACCAGCCATTTTGTGGCGAAAGGAATGCACATTGCTATATTGGCCATAGATCCTACCTCTCCATTTAATTTTGGGGCATTGTTAGGCGACCGTATTCGTATGGCTGGGCAATTTAATAATCCAAATGTTTTTATTCGCTCGCTGGCTACGCGTGGCGCTTTAGGGGGTATTTCGGCAAAAACTATCGAAATGGTTGATGTTTTAAAAGCAGCTAATTTTGACCTGATTATTGTAGAAACTGTTGGCGTAGGACAATCGGAAGTCGAAATTGCCGGACTGGCTGATAAAACTGTTGTTGTTTTGGTGCCCGAATCTGGCGATGAGGTACAGAATATCAAATCTGGTTTGATGGAGATTGCCGATTGTTTTGTGATAAATAAGGCTGACAGGGAAGGCGCAGCTATTTTTGCCAATAATTTAAAGAAAATCGTACACCAGGGTATGAAGACTATCCCAATATTAAAAACAGTGGCCGATAAAAATACCGGTATTGATGAACTATGTGCATGGATAATCAAACCCCTGACTTCTGATCATAACCGAAGGGCTTTTCTGTTTGCAGAGAAAGCCTGGAGACTCATTCAACATGAGAAAATGAGGGGTATAGATAAAAAAAGGCTGCTAGAAAAAGTTCAGGCAGCCTTGAAAGAAGATGATTTTAATATTTATCGTTTTGCTGATGAATTTAAAGGTTAA
- a CDS encoding glycosyl transferase, whose translation MKVTGFTFLRNAIVNDYPAKEAILSILPLCDDFIVALGNSSDETSEMVKSIDPKIRTIDTVWDDSIREGGRVFADETNKALAEISKDTDWMIYIQGDEAIHEDYLSLIKKEMELELHNNNVEALLLKYKHFYASYDYLAESRRWYRREVRVIKNLPGVKSYRDAQGFRINDRKLKVKLIDAYIYHYGWVKPPKGLQGKVRNFNQFYQTEEWIEENYPVQETYDMHNADRLVHFKGTHPKVMQARIEAANWKFDKDLTKETPKMNFRRRVLQKIEDLTGMRLFEYRNYKIVK comes from the coding sequence ATGAAAGTTACCGGTTTTACCTTTTTAAGAAATGCAATTGTAAACGATTATCCGGCAAAAGAAGCCATACTTTCCATATTACCTTTATGTGATGATTTTATTGTTGCCCTGGGGAACTCTTCAGACGAAACTTCTGAAATGGTTAAAAGCATCGATCCTAAAATCAGGACTATTGATACCGTTTGGGATGACAGCATCAGAGAGGGCGGCCGGGTTTTTGCCGACGAAACCAATAAGGCTTTAGCAGAAATCAGTAAGGATACCGATTGGATGATCTATATTCAAGGGGATGAGGCCATACATGAAGATTATCTTTCCCTGATTAAAAAAGAAATGGAGCTAGAGCTTCACAACAATAATGTTGAGGCCTTACTTTTAAAATATAAACATTTTTATGCTTCTTATGACTATCTGGCTGAATCCAGACGCTGGTATAGAAGAGAAGTTCGGGTGATAAAAAATTTACCCGGTGTAAAATCTTACCGTGATGCACAGGGCTTCAGAATTAACGACAGAAAACTTAAGGTTAAGTTAATCGATGCCTACATTTATCATTATGGCTGGGTTAAACCACCAAAAGGATTACAAGGTAAAGTGCGAAACTTTAATCAGTTTTATCAAACAGAAGAATGGATTGAAGAGAATTATCCCGTGCAGGAAACTTATGATATGCACAATGCCGATCGTTTGGTTCATTTTAAAGGCACTCACCCAAAAGTAATGCAGGCAAGAATTGAGGCTGCAAACTGGAAATTTGATAAAGATTTAACCAAGGAAACCCCAAAAATGAATTTTCGCAGGCGGGTTTTGCAAAAAATTGAAGATTTAACTGGTATGCGCTTGTTTGAATACCGGAATTATAAAATTGTAAAGTAG
- a CDS encoding X-Pro aminopeptidase yields the protein MKYPTINQSLFILNRNNFTKHLKNNSLAIFNSSDEFPRSGDQNFIFKQNPDLFYLSGIDQEQTILLLFPDCPNPLYREVLFLRQTNDYIKVWEGYKYTKEQAKAASGIQAVYWLEDFDNILHSIVNYAEHIYLNTNENDRYAHEVPYRDIRFIEKMRAKYPLHHYERSAPIMRNLRAVKSDVEIELTKKASAITRDAFIRVLKFTKPGVKEYEIEAEIIHEFIRQGGTGHAYTPIIASGHNANILHYNDNNQECKDGDVILFDFGAEYANYNADMSRSIPVNGRFTQRQKDVYNAVLHVMKESIKLIGEGTIWNTYHEQVGEIMTEQLVNLGLISTADVKNQTAAWPAYKKYFMHGNSHHLGIDVHDFAGRYTPFANGNILTVEPGIYIPEEGLGIRLENNILITGNGNIDLMADIPLEAEEIEDIMNS from the coding sequence ATGAAATATCCTACCATCAATCAGTCATTATTTATTTTAAATCGAAATAATTTCACTAAACACCTAAAAAACAACTCATTAGCTATATTCAATTCAAGTGATGAATTCCCTAGAAGTGGCGATCAGAACTTTATTTTTAAGCAAAATCCTGATTTATTTTATTTATCCGGAATTGATCAGGAACAAACAATTTTGCTATTATTCCCCGATTGTCCTAATCCATTGTACAGAGAAGTCCTGTTTTTAAGACAGACTAACGATTACATTAAAGTTTGGGAAGGATACAAGTATACCAAAGAGCAAGCAAAAGCGGCATCAGGTATTCAAGCGGTATACTGGTTAGAAGATTTTGACAACATACTCCATAGTATTGTAAACTATGCTGAACATATTTATTTAAATACGAATGAAAATGACCGGTATGCTCACGAAGTTCCTTATCGTGACATTCGTTTCATTGAGAAAATGAGGGCAAAGTACCCCTTACATCATTATGAACGTTCGGCACCTATCATGCGAAATTTACGCGCAGTTAAATCAGATGTTGAAATCGAATTAACAAAAAAGGCTTCGGCAATAACCCGTGATGCTTTTATCAGGGTATTAAAATTTACAAAGCCCGGTGTTAAAGAATATGAAATTGAAGCGGAGATTATACACGAGTTTATCCGCCAGGGTGGAACAGGCCATGCCTATACCCCTATTATTGCTTCTGGCCACAATGCTAATATCCTTCATTACAACGATAATAATCAGGAATGTAAAGATGGCGACGTGATACTTTTCGATTTTGGCGCTGAATATGCCAATTACAATGCAGATATGAGTCGTTCTATCCCTGTTAATGGCCGTTTTACGCAAAGACAAAAGGATGTTTACAATGCCGTATTGCACGTGATGAAGGAGTCGATTAAATTAATTGGCGAAGGGACCATATGGAATACTTACCACGAGCAGGTTGGTGAAATTATGACGGAGCAACTGGTTAATCTTGGACTTATTTCTACAGCAGACGTGAAGAATCAAACCGCAGCCTGGCCAGCTTATAAAAAATATTTTATGCACGGCAATTCGCATCACCTAGGCATCGATGTACATGACTTTGCTGGAAGATATACGCCATTTGCTAATGGCAACATCCTTACAGTTGAACCAGGCATTTATATTCCGGAGGAAGGTTTGGGTATCCGTTTAGAAAATAATATTCTGATCACCGGAAATGGAAATATAGATTTAATGGCCGATATCCCACTAGAAGCTGAAGAAATTGAGGATATCATGAACAGTTAA
- a CDS encoding antibiotic ABC transporter ATP-binding protein translates to MKTYFRLLSFAKPIEKFAIPYIIATLFAIIFNTFLFTLLGPLLETLFIKDAPTTLSKVSSSIDFMGKFSQYIQHAIDAYGKTETLKLVCIVIVVTVILANLFRYLSQRFMEDLRVHTLLNLRRTVFNNVMNLHVGFFNNERKGDIISKVASDVQVVQFTVTNTLQVIFKEPLQLLFYVGVLISISVKLTLFSLLVIPVSGFIISKIVKRLKHQAKESHESFAKMIGFLDESLSGIKIIKAFNATPRIKDKFDQENKFYSYLNRKMARRQQLASPVSQTLGVFVVVFIVLYGGTMILTGQGDLTPAKFLVYIATFSQVMQPVKALTDSFSGIHSGIAAGERVLDLMDTKPLLVNAPDAKVLDGFNSAISLQDVSFSYGEKQILNSITFEIEKGKTVALVGPSGGGKSTLMDLLPRFHDPKSGVIKIDGHDYKELTVESIRAQMGTVNQESFLFNDTIFNNIAFAKPDASMEEVVAAAKIANAHDFIENAENGYQSLVGDRGNKLSGGQKQRVCIARAVLANPPIMLLDEATSALDTESEKLVQDALNNLMKNRTSIVIAHRLSTIQHADKIVVIDKGSVVETGSHSELMAKNGLYKRLIDMQAFTE, encoded by the coding sequence ATGAAAACATATTTTCGTTTATTATCATTTGCCAAGCCAATCGAAAAATTTGCCATACCTTATATTATTGCAACATTATTCGCCATAATTTTTAACACCTTCTTGTTTACCCTGCTAGGGCCTTTATTAGAAACTCTTTTTATAAAAGACGCACCCACTACATTATCAAAAGTTAGCTCATCAATCGATTTTATGGGCAAATTTAGCCAATATATACAACACGCTATTGATGCGTACGGTAAAACTGAAACCTTAAAATTGGTATGTATTGTTATAGTGGTTACCGTGATATTAGCAAATCTTTTCCGTTATCTCTCACAGAGATTCATGGAAGATTTAAGGGTGCACACTTTACTTAATCTTCGTAGAACAGTTTTCAACAATGTAATGAATTTGCATGTTGGTTTCTTTAACAATGAACGTAAGGGAGATATCATTTCTAAAGTTGCATCAGATGTTCAGGTGGTGCAATTTACCGTTACCAACACCTTACAAGTGATTTTTAAGGAGCCATTACAATTATTATTCTACGTTGGTGTACTCATTTCGATCTCGGTTAAGCTTACATTATTCTCTCTACTGGTTATCCCTGTATCAGGTTTTATCATTAGTAAAATCGTTAAACGCTTAAAACACCAGGCTAAAGAATCTCATGAATCTTTCGCAAAAATGATAGGTTTCTTAGATGAATCTTTAAGCGGCATTAAAATCATAAAAGCCTTTAATGCTACACCAAGGATTAAAGATAAGTTTGACCAGGAGAATAAGTTCTATTCTTACCTGAATAGAAAAATGGCAAGAAGGCAGCAGCTTGCCTCACCCGTATCACAAACATTAGGGGTATTTGTTGTCGTTTTTATTGTGCTTTATGGTGGAACAATGATTTTAACTGGTCAGGGAGATCTTACACCTGCAAAATTCCTGGTTTATATTGCTACCTTCTCGCAGGTAATGCAGCCAGTAAAGGCACTTACCGATTCGTTTAGCGGAATCCATTCGGGTATTGCGGCAGGGGAACGGGTTTTGGACTTAATGGATACCAAACCATTATTGGTGAATGCGCCAGATGCCAAAGTGCTCGATGGTTTTAACAGCGCAATCAGCCTTCAGGATGTATCATTCAGTTATGGCGAAAAACAAATACTTAACTCGATAACCTTCGAGATTGAAAAAGGAAAAACTGTTGCCCTGGTTGGTCCGTCAGGTGGTGGAAAAAGCACATTGATGGATCTGCTTCCGCGTTTTCATGATCCAAAGTCAGGGGTAATTAAAATTGATGGCCACGATTATAAAGAACTTACTGTAGAGAGTATCAGGGCGCAAATGGGAACCGTTAACCAGGAGTCTTTTCTTTTTAATGATACTATTTTTAACAATATTGCCTTTGCAAAACCAGATGCAAGCATGGAAGAAGTGGTGGCAGCAGCAAAAATTGCCAATGCGCACGATTTTATCGAGAATGCAGAGAACGGTTATCAATCTTTGGTTGGCGATAGGGGGAATAAACTTTCTGGCGGACAGAAACAACGCGTTTGTATTGCGCGCGCAGTATTGGCAAATCCGCCGATCATGCTTTTAGATGAGGCAACATCTGCACTGGATACTGAATCAGAAAAACTAGTACAGGATGCATTAAATAATTTAATGAAAAATCGCACATCGATTGTAATTGCGCACCGTTTAAGTACAATACAACATGCGGATAAAATTGTTGTGATTGATAAAGGCAGTGTGGTAGAAACCGGAAGCCATAGCGAATTAATGGCAAAAAATGGCTTATACAAGCGTTTAATTGATATGCAGGCTTTTACAGAGTAA